The Triticum urartu cultivar G1812 unplaced genomic scaffold, Tu2.1 TuUngrouped_contig_5423, whole genome shotgun sequence genome includes a window with the following:
- the LOC125529200 gene encoding chaperone protein ClpC1, chloroplastic-like, protein MALQCYVPLVKPQLAQVYISPSLNTIQIPGSLNIHEIMALQSQCYAPLLKPQLAQVSASPSLNAMRIAGYGAALAVVAGTTLLGPPSLRSPQITRRRPSVVSMAQRRNAKVSGLRAAHAPAVTPGLGFRSTEQGLRISSSRGKKDDCFVTRAMLEGFTEHALDVMALAQEEAQLFLGQHNLANVARIVAHTIVIVAVGYALDESQIFRRIFQATRGQAVGARVVAGSSEAKMPTLEEYGTNLTKLAQEGKLAPVVGREKEIESVTQILGKMKKKNPCLIGEPGVGKTVIVEGLALRIVAGDVPETIQGKTVISLDMGLLVAGTKYRGEFEERLKNLMEEIKQNGEVILFLDEVHTLVGAGAAEGAIDAANILKPALARGEIQCIGATTFDEYAKHIEKDPALERRFQPVKVLEPTVDEAIGILKGLQEGYEDHHKVKYSMEALIAAARLSHRYISNRFLPDKAIDLIDEAGSQVRLRHGKLPEEVKDLCKKREEIIKRRDDAVRCQNFELAKELRMEELELTSKITSAVPTAEQLHMKELELTSQIKSAEPTVTEADVQRIVSSWTGVPVEKVSADESAWLTKMEETLHRRVIGQDEAVKAVSRAFRRSRAGLGDPSRPIASFVFAGPTGVGKTKLVKELAACYYGSEEAMVRLDMSEFSEQHAVAKLVGASPGYVGYEEGGQLTEAVRRRPYTVVLFDEIEKAHKDVYNLLLQVLEDGRLTDGKGRTVDFRNTIIVMTSNVGSSLLDGDEQITSLMVQKDMKEKHGFPLEFLNRLDEVIVFRQLTKPEMKEIASIMLEEIVRRMREKGIELRITERFKELVVEEGYDRRNGARPLGRAIGRLLQDKLVDMMLAGEAKEGDSLTVDTDPEGNVVVHTRRAG, encoded by the exons ATGGCATTACAGTGCTACGTCCCTCTGGTGAAGCCCCAACTGGCCCAAGTCTACATCAGCCCTTCCCTTAACACGATACAGATTCCAG GTTCTCTAAATATACACGAAATAATGGCCCTGCAGAGCCAGTGCTACGCCCCTCTGCTCAAGCCTCAACTGGCCCAAGTCTCGGCCAGCCCTTCTCTCAACGCGATGCGGATTGCAG GCTATGGAGCTGCACTTGCAGTGGTGGCAGGAACGACCTTGCTTGGGCCACCTTCTCTTCGATCACCCCAAATAACCAGGAGGCGTCCCTCGGTGGTTTCGATGGCTCAACGCCGCAATGCTAAGGTGTCGGGTCTAAGAGCAGCACACGCTCCTGCGGTTACTCCTGGCCTCGGCTTCAGATCAACAGAGCAAGGTTTGAGGATTTCATCGTCGAGAGGGAAAAAGGATGATTGTTTCGTCACCAGAGCAATGCTTGAGGGTTTCACTGAGCACGCGTTAGATGTCATGGCTCTCGCACAAGAGGAGGCACAACTTTTTTTAGGCCAGCACAACCTTGCAAACGTAGCACGTATCGTCGCACACACCATTGTTATAGTTGCCGTGGGCTATGCGCTTGATGAG TCGCAGATCTTCCGAAGGATTTTTCAAGCCACACGTGGTCAAGCGGTTGGTGCTCGTGTTGTGGCAGGAAGCAGTGAAGCTAAGATGCCGACACTCGAGGAGTATGGAACGAATCTTACAAAATTAGCACAGGAG GGGAAGTTAGCACCTGTTGTCGGAAGGGAAAAGGAGATCGAGAGTGTCACGCAAATCTTGGgcaaaatgaagaagaagaatcCCTGCCTGATTGGAGAGCCTGGTGTTGGGAAAACGGTGATAGTCGAAGGGCTTGCTCTACGCATCGTTGCCGGGGATGTGCCTGAAACAATTCAAGGGAAAACG GTTATCAGCCTTGATATGGGGCTTCTGGTTGCTGGTACCAAATACCGTGGAGAGTTCGAAGAAAGGCTGAAGAACCTGATGGAAGAAATCAAACAGAACGGCGAGGTAATACTGTTCCTCGATGAAGTTCACACTCTGGTAGGAGCAGGAGCAGCAGAAGGTGCTATCGACGCTGCCAATATACTGAAGCCAGCATTGGCAAGAGGTGAAATTCAG TGCATCGGAGCCACCACATTCGACGAATACGCGAAGCACATTGAGAAAGACCCTGCACTGGAGAGGCGCTTCCAGCCGGTGAAAGTTCTAGAGCCCACGGTTGATGAAGCCATAGGAATTCTCAAAGGGCTCCAGGAGGGGTACGAGGACCACCACAAGGTCAAATATTCCATGGAAGCGCTGATCGCCGCTGCTCGGCTCTCGCACCGATACATCAG TAATCGTTTCCTCCCGGATAAAGCCATCGACTTGATTGATGAGGCGGGATCTCAAGTCAGGCTACGGCATGGCAAG TTACCTGAGGAAGTCAAAGATCTTTGCAAGAAGCGTGAGGAAATCATCAAACGGAGGGACGACGCCGTCCGTTGCCAGAATTTCGAGCTG GCGAAAGAGCTTCGCATGGAAGAGCTGGAGCTCACGTCCAAGATCACGTCTGCCGTGCCGACG GCGGAACAGCTTCACATGAAAGAGCTGGAGCTGACGTCCCAGATCAAGTCTGCCGAGCCGACGGTCACAGAGGCGGACGTCCAGCGCATCGTCTCCTCATGGACAGGCGTCCCCGTGGAGAAGGTCTCAGCGGACGAGTCGGCCTGGCTGACTAAGATGGAGGAGACCCTGCACCGGCGCGTCATCGGCCAGGACGAGGCCGTCAAGGCCGTGAGCCGCGCCTTCCGCCGCTCGCGTGCCGGCCTTGGGGACCCCAGCCGGCCGATCGCCAGCTTCGTATTCGCCGGTCCGACGGGCGTCGGCAAGACGAAGCTCGTCAAGGAGCTCGCGGCCTGCTACTACGGCTCGGAGGAGGCCATGGTCCGGCTCGACATGAGCGAGTTCAGCGAGCAGCACGCGGTCGCGAAGCTGGTCGGAGCGTCCCCAGGCTATGTCGGGTACGAGGAGGGCGGACAGCTGACCGAGGCGGTGCGCCGGAGGCCGTACACGGTGGTGCTGTTTGATGAGATAGAGAAGGCGCACAAGGACGTGTACAACTTATTGCTGCAGGTGTTGGAGGACGGCAGGCTGACGGATGGCAAGGGGAGGACGGTGGACTTCAGGAACACGATCATCGTCATGACGTCCAATGTCGGCAGCAGCCTCTTGGACGGCGACGAGCAGATCACGAGCTTGATGGTCCAGAAGGACATGAAGGAGAAGCATGGCTTCCCGCTCGAGTTCCTGAACCGGCTGGACGAGGTGATCGTCTTCCGGCAGCTCACCAAGCCCGAAATGAAGGAAATTGCCTCCATCATGCTGGAGGAGATCGTCCGCCGGATGAGGGAGAAGGGGATCGAGCTGCGGATAACTGAGAGATTCAAGGAGCTCGTTGTCGAGGAAGGCTACGACCGCAGAAATGGCGCGCGGCCGCTAGGGAGGGCCATCGGCAGGCTGTTGCAGGATAAGCTCGTGGACATGATGCTCGCTGGGGAGGCCAAAGAAGGGGATTCGTTGACTGTAGATACTGACCCGGAAGGGAACGTGGTCGTCCACACCCGACGGGCTGGCTGA